Proteins encoded in a region of the Mercenaria mercenaria strain notata chromosome 1, MADL_Memer_1, whole genome shotgun sequence genome:
- the LOC123536732 gene encoding fibropellin-1-like isoform X3: MEFSNLSADPKIVDRIETFRETPLENEEVPSSLAQHSNESETTGIVKTERVGELKENQQSLNRRLCIIILLVIVIVLVLASVTTVVIVYTPCKEKAAAVVDINGDCDLDLSIEKGRVINMKGTKHGDTAEIECEDGYKLVGTKVVTCLSSNDWYEIPRCIRKQCDTLIKQPHADIKHNNNSTEVGTSLSITCTEGYHILGNATVVCQSNETWSTVPKCEAYDCGIPTTPSNGRIENLNKTKISDTFNVICNEGYSHTGSGIVKCEHDGQWSEAPRCMPISCGLPHIPINASIVHIDGTTYNSSVSFTCADGFYLNGSQSAYCDSRGTWSNIPTCKIIIDIDECSSSPCINGICVDSIDGYTCTCDLGYEGMLCNVDTDDCLSGPCVYGKCVDSINNFNCSCYSGFEGALCEINIDECQSKPCLNGTCVDGIANYTCVCSPGFNGSNCENDIDECKSNPCQHGRCIDGFGEYSCICENGYTSPNCDIEIDECLSGPCKQGTCIDLVGGYICSCNSGFNGVNCDLDIDECKSNPCLHGKCIDGISTFICDCNHGYNGSYCENDIDECNSSPCVHGTCTDGVAQYTCACENGYTNINCDQDIDECSSNPCKHGACIDLLAGYNCSCYPGFEGIHCEIDIDECNSSPCVHGTCTDGVAQYTCACENGYTNINCDQDIDECSSNPCKHGACIDLLAGYNCSCYPGFEGIHCEIDIDECNSSPCVHGTCTDGVAQYTCACENGYTNINCDQDIDECSSNPCKHGACIDLLAGYNCSCYPGFEGIHCEIDIDECNSSPCVHGTCTDGVAQYTCACENGYTNINCDQDIDECSSNPCKHGACIDLLAGYNCSCYPGFEGIHCEIGIDECNSSPCVHGTCTDGVAQYTCACENGYTNINCDQDIDECSSNPCKHGACIDLLAGYNCSCYPGFEGIHCEIEVDDCNSSPCVHGTCIDGVAQYTCACENGYTNINCNQDIDECSSSPCKHGECIDLQAGYNCSCYPGFEGIHCEKDMYECSSNPCKYGACADLVNSYNCSCYPGFSGLHCEINVDECSSNPCQHGSCADGIDMFTCYCDNGFTGVLCDIDMIDECTSNPCKNGTCVDDVNGYNCSCHPGFTGTFCDIEIDECTSNPCMNGTCVDDVNGYSCSCNQGIIGTHCDTDLNECNSNPCIHGSCTDLINGYRCICASGFIGVNCDIVSVACNFTTDTCSWQQSLSDTFDWTRRSGSTPSSSTGPTSDYSGYGYYMYIEATGKTKGDYADLISPTLEAQRNYCIQLYTNMYGSNMGSISLLVQDTNRTPDELVTFSQSDTRRIWREQNVNINARQNAFKIIIRGVRGTGYTSDAAIDNIDIKHGTC; the protein is encoded by the exons ATGGAATTTTCTAATTTATCAGCGGATCCAAAAATTGTTGATAGAATAGAAACGTTTAGGGAAACTCCACTGGAAAACGAAGAAGTGCCTTCTAGTTTGGCACAACATAGTAACGAAAGTGAGACAACCGGAATAGTGAAAACAGAAAGAGTCGGTGAATTAAAGGAAAACCAACAGTCATTGAACAGAAGGCTATGCATCATCATTTTATTGGTGATTGTTATTGTTTTGGTTTTAGCGTCCGTAACTACGGTTGTCATTGTGTATACCCCATGCAAAGAAAAAG CGGCAGCTGTAGTAGACATTAATGGAGACTGTGACTTGGACCTGAGTATAGAAAAAGGACGTGTTATCAACATGAAAGGAACTAAACATGGAGACACTGCCGAGATTGAGTGTGAAGATGGATATAAGTTAGTTGGAACTAAGGTTGTAACTTGTTTGTCTTCCAACGACTGGTATGAAATTCCGAGATGTATCCGGAAACAGTGTGATACTCTCATTAAACAACCGCATGCAGATATCAAACACAACAATAATTCCACCGAGGTTGGCACCAGTCTATCAATTACTTGCACTGAAGGTTATCATATACTTGGAAATGCTACCGTAGTCTGTCAGAGCAATGAAACCTGGTCAACTGTTCCAAAATGTGAAGCATACGACTGTGGAATACCAACAACGCCATCAAATGGTAGGATAGAAAaccttaataaaacaaaaatcagcgACACCTTTAATGTGATATGCAATGAGGGATACTCACATACTGGTAGTGGCATCGTAAAATGCGAACATGATGGTCAATGGAGTGAAGCTCCTCGATGTATGCCAATTTCCTGTGGGCTGCCGCACATACCCATCAACGCAAGTATAGTCCATATAGACGGAACTACATATAACTCGTCCGTTTCATTTACCTGCGCAGATGGATTTTACTTGAATGGCAGTCAATCTGCGTATTGTGACTCACGTGGAACTTGGAGCAACATCCCGACATGCAAAATAATCATAG ATATTGATGAATGTAGTTCAAGTCCATGTATAAATGGCATATGTGTTGATAGCATTGATGGATACACTTGCACTTGCGACCTTGGGTACGAAGGAATGTTATGCAACGTCG ATACAGATGACTGTCTTTCTGGACCATGTGTATACGGAAAGTGTGTTGACAGTATCAACAACTTCAACTGTTCCTGTTACTCAGGGTTCGAGGGCGCTTTATGCGAAATAA ACATTGATGAGTGTCAGTCTAAGCCTTGCCTAAACGGAACATGTGTAGATGGAATAGCAAACTATACGTGTGTCTGCTCCCCGGGTTTCAATGGTTCAAACTGCGAAAACG ATATTGATGAATGTAAGTCAAATCCTTGTCAACATGGAAGGTGTATTGACGGCTTTGGCGAATACAGCTGCATCTGTGAGAATGGGTATACAAGTCCAAATTGTGACATCG AAATTGACGAATGTCTCTCTGGTCCTTGTAAACAGGGCACGTGTATTGATCTTGTTGGTGGCTATATCTGTTCATGCAATAGTGGTTTCAACGGTGTTAACTGCGACCTTG ATATAGACGAATGTAAATCAAACCCATGCCTACACGGCAAATGTATTGATggtatttcaacatttatatgcGACTGTAACCACGGATACAACGGTTCATATTGTGAAAACG atatcGATGAATGTAATTCAAGTCCTTGTGTACATGGGACATGTACTGACGGTGTCGCACAATATACTTGCGCTTGTGAAAATGGCTATACAAACATTAACTGCGACCAGG ACATTGACGAGTGTAGCTCAAACCCGTGCAAACATGGCGCATGCATAGATCTACTAGCAGGATATAACTGTTCTTGTTATCCAGGTTTCGAAGGAATACACTGTGAAATTG atatcGATGAATGTAATTCAAGTCCTTGTGTACATGGGACATGTACTGACGGTGTCGCACAATATACTTGCGCTTGTGAAAATGGCTATACAAACATTAACTGCGACCAGG ACATTGACGAGTGTAGCTCAAACCCGTGCAAACATGGCGCATGCATAGATCTACTAGCAGGATATAACTGTTCTTGTTATCCAGGTTTCGAAGGAATACACTGTGAAATTG atatcGATGAATGTAATTCAAGTCCTTGTGTACATGGGACATGTACTGACGGTGTCGCACAATATACTTGCGCTTGTGAAAATGGCTATACAAACATTAACTGCGACCAGG ACATTGACGAGTGTAGCTCAAACCCGTGCAAACATGGCGCATGCATAGATCTACTAGCAGGATATAACTGTTCTTGTTATCCAGGTTTCGAAGGAATACACTGTGAAATTG atatcGATGAATGTAATTCAAGTCCTTGTGTACATGGGACATGTACTGACGGTGTTGCACAATATACTTGCGCTTGTGAAAATGGCTATACAAACATTAACTGCGACCAGG ACATTGACGAGTGTAGCTCAAACCCGTGCAAACATGGCGCATGCATAGATCTACTAGCAGGATATAACTGTTCTTGTTATCCAGGTTTCGAAGGAATACACTGTGAAATTG GTATCGATGAATGTAATTCAAGTCCTTGTGTACATGGGACATGTACTGACGGTGTTGCACAATATACTTGCGCTTGTGAAAATGGCTATACAAACATTAACTGCGACCAGG ACATTGACGAGTGTAGCTCAAACCCGTGCAAACATGGCGCATGCATAGATCTACTAGCAGGATATAACTGTTCTTGTTATCCAGGTTTCGAAGGAATACACTGTGAAATTG AAGTCGATGACTGTAATTCAAGCCCATGTGTACATGGAACATGTATTGACGGTGTCGCGCAATACACTTGCGCTTGTGAAAATGGCTATACAAACATTAACTGCAACCAGG ACATTGACGAGTGTAGCTCAAGTCCGTGCAAACATGGTGAATGCATAGATCTACAAGCAGGATATAACTGTTCTTGTTATCCAGGTTTCGAAGGAATACACTGTGAAAAAG ATATGTACGAATGTAGCTCGAATCCATGCAAATATGGCGCATGTGCAGATCTTGTCAACAGCTACAACTGTTCTTGTTATCCCGGTTTCAGCGGTTTGCATTGTGAAATTA ATGTTGACGAGTGCAGTTCTAACCCTTGTCAACATGGCTCATGTGCTGACGGTATTGATATGTTTACATGCTATTGTGACAACGGATTTACAGGCGTTTTGTGTGATATTG ATATGATAGACGAATGCACGTCAAATCCTTGCAAGAATGGCACATGTGTTGATGACGTCAATGGTTACAATTGTTCATGCCATCCAGGCTTCACCGGGACATTTTGCGATATTG AGATAGACGAATGCACGTCAAATCCTTGTATGAATGGCACATGTGTTGATGACGTGAATGGTTACAGCTGTTCATGCAACCAAGGGATCATCGGAACACATTGTGACACag ATCTAAATGAATGTAACTCAAATCCATGCATTCACGGAAGCTGCACCGATTTGATTAATGGATACAGATGTATCTGCGCAAGTGGTTTTATAGGTGTCAACTGCGACATAG tTTCGGTTGCTTGTAATTTCACAACGGACACGTGCAGTTGGCAGCAATCTCTAAGCGACACGTTTGACTGGACAAGACGATCAGGAAGCACACCTTCTTCGTCTACTGGACCAACTAGTGATTATTCgg GTTATGGCTATTACATGTACATCGAAGCTACAGGTAAAACTAAAGGTGACTATGCTGATCTCATATCACCTACACTCGAAGCTCAAAGAAATTATTGTATTCAGCTGTATACGAATATGTACGGTTCTAATATGGGTTCAATATCTCTACTTGTTCag GACACTAATCGCACACCAGATGAATTGGTAACGTTCAGTCAGTCTGATACAAGACGAATATGGAGAGAGCAGAATGTCAATATTAATGCTCGTCAAAACGCTTTCAAAATTATCATTAGAGGTGTTAGGGGTACAGGTTACACGAGTGATGCTGCCATAGAtaacatagatattaaacatGGCACTTGTTAA
- the LOC123536732 gene encoding fibropellin-1-like isoform X1: MEFSNLSADPKIVDRIETFRETPLENEEVPSSLAQHSNESETTGIVKTERVGELKENQQSLNRRLCIIILLVIVIVLVLASVTTVVIVYTPCKEKAAAVVDINGDCDLDLSIEKGRVINMKGTKHGDTAEIECEDGYKLVGTKVVTCLSSNDWYEIPRCIRKQCDTLIKQPHADIKHNNNSTEVGTSLSITCTEGYHILGNATVVCQSNETWSTVPKCEAYDCGIPTTPSNGRIENLNKTKISDTFNVICNEGYSHTGSGIVKCEHDGQWSEAPRCMPISCGLPHIPINASIVHIDGTTYNSSVSFTCADGFYLNGSQSAYCDSRGTWSNIPTCKIIIDIDECSSSPCINGICVDSIDGYTCTCDLGYEGMLCNVDTDDCLSGPCVYGKCVDSINNFNCSCYSGFEGALCEINIDECQSKPCLNGTCVDGIANYTCVCSPGFNGSNCENDIDECKSNPCQHGRCIDGFGEYSCICENGYTSPNCDIEIDECLSGPCKQGTCIDLVGGYICSCNSGFNGVNCDLDIDECKSNPCLHGKCIDGISTFICDCNHGYNGSYCENDIDECNSSPCVHGTCTDGVAQYTCACENGYTNINCDQDIDECSSNPCKHGACIDLLAGYNCSCYPGFEGIHCEIDIDECNSSPCVHGTCTDGVAQYTCACENGYTNINCDQDIDECSSNPCKHGACIDLLAGYNCSCYPGFEGIHCEIDIDECNSSPCVHGTCTDGVAQYTCACENGYTNINCDQDIDECSSNPCKHGACIDLLAGYNCSCYPGFEGIHCEIDIDECNSSPCVHGTCTDGVAQYTCACENGYTNINCDQDIDECSSNPCKHGACIDLLAGYNCSCYPGFEGIHCEIGIDECNSSPCVHGTCTDGVAQYTCACENGYTNINCDQDIDECSSNPCKHGACIDLLAGYNCSCYPGFEGIHCEIEVDDCNSSPCVHGTCIDGVAQYTCACENGYTNINCNQDIDECSSSPCKHGECIDLQAGYNCSCYPGFEGIHCEKDMYECSSNPCKYGACADLVNSYNCSCYPGFSGLHCEINVDECSSNPCQHGSCADGIDMFTCYCDNGFTGVLCDIDMIDECTSNPCKNGTCVDDVNGYNCSCHPGFTGTFCDIEIDECTSNPCMNGTCVDDVNGYSCSCNQGIIGTHCDTEIDECMSNPCMNGTCVDEFNGYRCSCKSGFTGTNCDIDLNECNSNPCIHGSCTDLINGYRCICASGFIGVNCDIVSVACNFTTDTCSWQQSLSDTFDWTRRSGSTPSSSTGPTSDYSGYGYYMYIEATGKTKGDYADLISPTLEAQRNYCIQLYTNMYGSNMGSISLLVQDTNRTPDELVTFSQSDTRRIWREQNVNINARQNAFKIIIRGVRGTGYTSDAAIDNIDIKHGTC; the protein is encoded by the exons ATGGAATTTTCTAATTTATCAGCGGATCCAAAAATTGTTGATAGAATAGAAACGTTTAGGGAAACTCCACTGGAAAACGAAGAAGTGCCTTCTAGTTTGGCACAACATAGTAACGAAAGTGAGACAACCGGAATAGTGAAAACAGAAAGAGTCGGTGAATTAAAGGAAAACCAACAGTCATTGAACAGAAGGCTATGCATCATCATTTTATTGGTGATTGTTATTGTTTTGGTTTTAGCGTCCGTAACTACGGTTGTCATTGTGTATACCCCATGCAAAGAAAAAG CGGCAGCTGTAGTAGACATTAATGGAGACTGTGACTTGGACCTGAGTATAGAAAAAGGACGTGTTATCAACATGAAAGGAACTAAACATGGAGACACTGCCGAGATTGAGTGTGAAGATGGATATAAGTTAGTTGGAACTAAGGTTGTAACTTGTTTGTCTTCCAACGACTGGTATGAAATTCCGAGATGTATCCGGAAACAGTGTGATACTCTCATTAAACAACCGCATGCAGATATCAAACACAACAATAATTCCACCGAGGTTGGCACCAGTCTATCAATTACTTGCACTGAAGGTTATCATATACTTGGAAATGCTACCGTAGTCTGTCAGAGCAATGAAACCTGGTCAACTGTTCCAAAATGTGAAGCATACGACTGTGGAATACCAACAACGCCATCAAATGGTAGGATAGAAAaccttaataaaacaaaaatcagcgACACCTTTAATGTGATATGCAATGAGGGATACTCACATACTGGTAGTGGCATCGTAAAATGCGAACATGATGGTCAATGGAGTGAAGCTCCTCGATGTATGCCAATTTCCTGTGGGCTGCCGCACATACCCATCAACGCAAGTATAGTCCATATAGACGGAACTACATATAACTCGTCCGTTTCATTTACCTGCGCAGATGGATTTTACTTGAATGGCAGTCAATCTGCGTATTGTGACTCACGTGGAACTTGGAGCAACATCCCGACATGCAAAATAATCATAG ATATTGATGAATGTAGTTCAAGTCCATGTATAAATGGCATATGTGTTGATAGCATTGATGGATACACTTGCACTTGCGACCTTGGGTACGAAGGAATGTTATGCAACGTCG ATACAGATGACTGTCTTTCTGGACCATGTGTATACGGAAAGTGTGTTGACAGTATCAACAACTTCAACTGTTCCTGTTACTCAGGGTTCGAGGGCGCTTTATGCGAAATAA ACATTGATGAGTGTCAGTCTAAGCCTTGCCTAAACGGAACATGTGTAGATGGAATAGCAAACTATACGTGTGTCTGCTCCCCGGGTTTCAATGGTTCAAACTGCGAAAACG ATATTGATGAATGTAAGTCAAATCCTTGTCAACATGGAAGGTGTATTGACGGCTTTGGCGAATACAGCTGCATCTGTGAGAATGGGTATACAAGTCCAAATTGTGACATCG AAATTGACGAATGTCTCTCTGGTCCTTGTAAACAGGGCACGTGTATTGATCTTGTTGGTGGCTATATCTGTTCATGCAATAGTGGTTTCAACGGTGTTAACTGCGACCTTG ATATAGACGAATGTAAATCAAACCCATGCCTACACGGCAAATGTATTGATggtatttcaacatttatatgcGACTGTAACCACGGATACAACGGTTCATATTGTGAAAACG atatcGATGAATGTAATTCAAGTCCTTGTGTACATGGGACATGTACTGACGGTGTCGCACAATATACTTGCGCTTGTGAAAATGGCTATACAAACATTAACTGCGACCAGG ACATTGACGAGTGTAGCTCAAACCCGTGCAAACATGGCGCATGCATAGATCTACTAGCAGGATATAACTGTTCTTGTTATCCAGGTTTCGAAGGAATACACTGTGAAATTG atatcGATGAATGTAATTCAAGTCCTTGTGTACATGGGACATGTACTGACGGTGTCGCACAATATACTTGCGCTTGTGAAAATGGCTATACAAACATTAACTGCGACCAGG ACATTGACGAGTGTAGCTCAAACCCGTGCAAACATGGCGCATGCATAGATCTACTAGCAGGATATAACTGTTCTTGTTATCCAGGTTTCGAAGGAATACACTGTGAAATTG atatcGATGAATGTAATTCAAGTCCTTGTGTACATGGGACATGTACTGACGGTGTCGCACAATATACTTGCGCTTGTGAAAATGGCTATACAAACATTAACTGCGACCAGG ACATTGACGAGTGTAGCTCAAACCCGTGCAAACATGGCGCATGCATAGATCTACTAGCAGGATATAACTGTTCTTGTTATCCAGGTTTCGAAGGAATACACTGTGAAATTG atatcGATGAATGTAATTCAAGTCCTTGTGTACATGGGACATGTACTGACGGTGTTGCACAATATACTTGCGCTTGTGAAAATGGCTATACAAACATTAACTGCGACCAGG ACATTGACGAGTGTAGCTCAAACCCGTGCAAACATGGCGCATGCATAGATCTACTAGCAGGATATAACTGTTCTTGTTATCCAGGTTTCGAAGGAATACACTGTGAAATTG GTATCGATGAATGTAATTCAAGTCCTTGTGTACATGGGACATGTACTGACGGTGTTGCACAATATACTTGCGCTTGTGAAAATGGCTATACAAACATTAACTGCGACCAGG ACATTGACGAGTGTAGCTCAAACCCGTGCAAACATGGCGCATGCATAGATCTACTAGCAGGATATAACTGTTCTTGTTATCCAGGTTTCGAAGGAATACACTGTGAAATTG AAGTCGATGACTGTAATTCAAGCCCATGTGTACATGGAACATGTATTGACGGTGTCGCGCAATACACTTGCGCTTGTGAAAATGGCTATACAAACATTAACTGCAACCAGG ACATTGACGAGTGTAGCTCAAGTCCGTGCAAACATGGTGAATGCATAGATCTACAAGCAGGATATAACTGTTCTTGTTATCCAGGTTTCGAAGGAATACACTGTGAAAAAG ATATGTACGAATGTAGCTCGAATCCATGCAAATATGGCGCATGTGCAGATCTTGTCAACAGCTACAACTGTTCTTGTTATCCCGGTTTCAGCGGTTTGCATTGTGAAATTA ATGTTGACGAGTGCAGTTCTAACCCTTGTCAACATGGCTCATGTGCTGACGGTATTGATATGTTTACATGCTATTGTGACAACGGATTTACAGGCGTTTTGTGTGATATTG ATATGATAGACGAATGCACGTCAAATCCTTGCAAGAATGGCACATGTGTTGATGACGTCAATGGTTACAATTGTTCATGCCATCCAGGCTTCACCGGGACATTTTGCGATATTG AGATAGACGAATGCACGTCAAATCCTTGTATGAATGGCACATGTGTTGATGACGTGAATGGTTACAGCTGTTCATGCAACCAAGGGATCATCGGAACACATTGTGACACag AGATAGACGAATGCATGtcaaatccatgcatgaatggtACATGTGTCGATGAATTCAATGGCTACAGATGTTCTTGCAAATCAGGTTTCACCGGGACAAACTGTGATATAG ATCTAAATGAATGTAACTCAAATCCATGCATTCACGGAAGCTGCACCGATTTGATTAATGGATACAGATGTATCTGCGCAAGTGGTTTTATAGGTGTCAACTGCGACATAG tTTCGGTTGCTTGTAATTTCACAACGGACACGTGCAGTTGGCAGCAATCTCTAAGCGACACGTTTGACTGGACAAGACGATCAGGAAGCACACCTTCTTCGTCTACTGGACCAACTAGTGATTATTCgg GTTATGGCTATTACATGTACATCGAAGCTACAGGTAAAACTAAAGGTGACTATGCTGATCTCATATCACCTACACTCGAAGCTCAAAGAAATTATTGTATTCAGCTGTATACGAATATGTACGGTTCTAATATGGGTTCAATATCTCTACTTGTTCag GACACTAATCGCACACCAGATGAATTGGTAACGTTCAGTCAGTCTGATACAAGACGAATATGGAGAGAGCAGAATGTCAATATTAATGCTCGTCAAAACGCTTTCAAAATTATCATTAGAGGTGTTAGGGGTACAGGTTACACGAGTGATGCTGCCATAGAtaacatagatattaaacatGGCACTTGTTAA